The following proteins come from a genomic window of Trichoplusia ni isolate ovarian cell line Hi5 chromosome 16 unlocalized genomic scaffold, tn1 tig00004214_group15, whole genome shotgun sequence:
- the LOC113506465 gene encoding uncharacterized protein LOC113506465, whose product MERAAAELPPQPGASPGLLRRRYSVPETIMRKYRLAQQRSDSDESALPTNRTAACASPLRDAGSSPTDTPQRGARRDRELMRKSALMRRMWGRPCDPCRSCCCCGAEPYEPPPGGGRETRSLDGSRSELRQLSSSFASSRYAPAATAAGWATPKRQRLDSSRDFRASDEMLRAAMRNSYDRAEEIRHDRVNRNEFSDSTYRSQGQEPSSYLESTTDRFTDSDSPKCESRQSADAATIEIKSDTADDLDVPTGPAVPSEPSVLTDERTLSDSSETYSVSYPTTKDSSVVARAGHREEITTSAHIDGRISERSASVHHDDNDALPYEKPLSIQTPSYEVLEIVVSETLNVGSVPAISMQPQEKSQAQTLKAPISNQKHGQNINIDEYVSNILVESLNSLTDQLECMNASIGCDRKVSIVEKEIKVKLQNTGVNTIVHLSPTSNNQIIFGNEELCNNDEAKDPCNNLQDVVTIREEPHSVESNNNLASASASASCACDPFDLEHDAVNQAVLQQIQKLFQDELHNLDPKIQYSNPTLPEISHIEISNVTDVFIDNENEIALAGKDTAQAQVTSEYEFISGIGTGNYYPNYDDNPVVPRFSAFPHTDSMEVNTSSSDDTDLMGSDCTSLVDSLDDPNSPRSVLLRKAYTNRRGELVRSAIDVLDLLPENVHSEEATTPKDKGESFFIKIKDDYDCDKENVNVADRMPEKIKQRLYRRHRKREQRLESARRTRGKQRDVGRRHEQPARARRDAERDCVAIVNALIDDVITKIAQDEYKHMRIRRRPSKMVASKSDDNVTKRTWKTELEPIHDRDPFKSIKNNISKYDTIHLGKQKSERHQIHGKLSLLTRPTIATDDRAAKRIYQKSEIHDGNKCIEILEILEYVNGSQSSSETTNSDENQNLTLRNKKSRIPIPISEKFQRSPPNTDSPKSKIRPLSLPRATERNGNTSQLIANMLLEALADSSSSASAAPPPTPRRASVPHAEPRSRSNSLRFKQTFDIIPEERSSLSLDSGNEDPNHNRRASAPDIVDQCRESTDVECDDAPSQVTLAACASPNRLKPNSDTVRRCREMKSAGTSPITDSDYDKRALRSKNQTTMTSPSSKSAATSPMRREAAPQARAWPAKPRAADAGISLSVSCSPPLLPHRTASSVPKLGQKQRTRRSINTEYEQAKEALRVERAERAARAEQAERAERAARAEQAERVEHDERAERGEQAQRASRESREQRAPRKVSRRAVPARSRSVERSNTQGSEEPSERTSDDAKHKSTEKRVLRTFSLDRSDEDAKQAPFVKLPEFRGGGDPGGPFSSDSSESGGSLLCSLAPKWLSQGRARRAARRRDQERAGPASPPPAAAPVAHALPSQSTLDPSTWCGLRVCISVVCAGGWSVTVAGSCRAALPADVEMRLRFPHERDADLPCQVRLTTQPYTPPLSFVTMAWQECTCRHCATCACSARWRAAEERGTARGAERALPPAAPRSQRDSSKLTLTMKKEALDSSILASKTSKKSGEPLPDVETYRASRSKLKSSVKTRRGYSLHCWLPETEVEPLRPSNGLSVLGSAIIPELKPRVPTMSERDLTRVYTPRHYLRHYLRL is encoded by the exons ATggagcgcgccgccgccgagcTGCCGCCGCAGCCGGGCGCCTCGCCGGGCCTGCTGCGCCGTCGCTACTCCGTGCCCGAGACTATCATGAGAAA GTATCGTCTCGCGCAGCAGCGGTCAGACTCCGATGAGAGCGCCCTCCCGACAAACCGCACGGCGGCCTGCGCGTCACCATTGCGCGACGCGGGCAGCTCGCCCACCGACACCCCGCAGCGGGGCGCGCGCCGCGACCGCGAGCTCATGCGCAAGTCGGCGCTCATGCGGCGCATGTGGGGCCGGCCCTGCGACCCCTGCCgcagctgctgctgctgcgGGGCCGAGCCCTACGAGCCCCCGCCCGGCGGCGGCCGCGAGACTCGCTCACTCGACGGCTCGCGCTCTGAGCTGCGTCAGCTCTCCAGCAGCTTTGCGTCCTCGCGCTACGCTCCCGCAGCTACTGCTGCCGGCTGGGCCACGCCTAAGCGACAGCGTTTGGACTCTTCTCGAGACTTCCGAGCAAGCGATGAGATGCTACGAGCCGCCATGAGAAATAGCTACGATCGCGCCGAAGAAATTCGCCATGACCGCGTCAACAGGAATGAATTTTCAGACTCTACATACCGTTCACAAGGCCAGGAGCCTTCGTCGTACTTGGAGTCAACGACAGATAGGTTCACAGACAGTGATTCTCCAAAATGCGAAAGTAGGCAGTCGGCGGATGCGGCCACTATCGAAATCAAATCCGATACAGCTGACGACCTCGATGTGCCCACTGGCCCTGCAGTGCCTTCTGAGCCCTCAGTGCTCACAGATGAGCGTACTCTCTCTGACTCCTCAGAAACGTACTCAGTATCCTACCCTACGACTAAGGATAGCAGTGTGGTCGCGAGAGCAGGGCACCGGGAAGAGATTACTACGAGCGCCCACATTGACGGCCGCATCAGTGAGCGCTCCGCTAGTGTGCACCACGATGACAACGATGCATTGCCATACGAAAAACCATTAAGTATTCAAACACCTTCGTACGAAGTGTTAGAAATTGTTGTATCTGAAACATTGAACGTCGGTTCAGTGCCAGCTATCAGCATGCAGCCTCAAGAAAAATCTCAGGCTCAAACATTAAAAGCGCCCATTTCGAATCAAAAACACGGacagaatattaatattgatgaaTATGTTTCTAACATTCTAGTTGAAAGTCTCAATTCTTTAACTGACCAGTTAGAATGTATGAATGCGTCAATAGGTTGTGATAGAAAAGTAAGTATAGTGGAAAaggaaattaaagtaaaactgcAGAACACGGGTGTCAATACCATTGTACATTTGAGCCCCACGTCAAACAACCAAATTATATTCGGCAACGAAGAGTTGTGCAACAACGATGAGGCCAAAGACCCGTGTAACAATCTGCAAGACGTGGTCACCATCCGCGAGGAGCCGCACAGCGTGGAGTCCAACAACAACCTCGCGTCGGCGTCGGCGTCCGCGAGCTGCGCCTGCGACCCCTTCGACCTGGAGCACGACGCAGTCAACCAAGCTGTGCTACAACAGATACAAAAACTGTTTCAGGACGAACTGCACAACCTCGACCCTAAGATACAATATTCGAATCCAACTTTGCCTGAAATATCTCACATAGAAATATCCAACGTGACTGACGTGTTCATTGATAATGAAAATGAGATAGCACTGGCAGGCAAAGATACTGCGCAAGCACAGGTCACTTCAGAATACGAATTTATTAGCGGCATTGGCACTGGTAACTACTATCCTAATTACGATGACAACCCTGTAGTGCCGCGCTTCTCGGCGTTCCCGCACACAGATTCCATGGAGGTGAACACGTCTTCGTCTGACGATACGGACCTAATGGGTTCAGACTGTACAAGTCTTGTCGACAGCCTCGATGACCCTAATTCGCCCAGGTCGGTTCTGTTACGAAAAGCTTATACTAATAGGCGCGGAGAATTAGTCCGCTCTGCTATAGATGTCCTCGACTTGCTGCCTGAAAACGTGCACAGCGAGGAGGCTACCACACCCAAGGATAAGGGCGAGtcgtttttcataaaaataaaagatgattaTGACTGTGATAAAGAGAACGTAAATGTCGCCGATCGCATGCCGGAGAAAATTAAACAGAGGTTGTATCGACGACACCGCAAACGAGAGCAGCGCCTGGAGAGCGCGCGGCGCACGCGCGGCAAGCAGCGCGACGTCGGGCGCAGGCACGAGCAGCCCGCCCGCGCGCGCCGGGACGCCGAGCGGGACTGCGTGGCCATCGTCAACGCGCTCATCGACGACGTCATCACCAAGATAGCGCAGGACGAGTACAAACACATGCGCATCAGACGCAGGCCCAGCAAAATGGTCGCCTCCAAGTCTGATGACAATGTTACAAAGAGGACTTGGAAAACAGAACTAGAACCAATTCATGACAGAGACccttttaaatcaataaagaataacatttctaaatacgACACGATTCATTTAGGGAAACAGAAAAGCGAACGACACCAGATCCACGGTAAGCTGTCGTTGTTAACGCGACCTACGATCGCGACTGACGACCGCGCCGCCAAAAGAATATATCAAAAGTCAGAAATTCACGAtggaaataaatgtattgaaatattagAAATTTTAGAGTATGTAAATGGTTCGCAGAGTTCCTCAGAGACAACGAATTCAgatgaaaatcaaaatcttactttaagaaacaaaaaatccCGAATCCCAATACCAATATCTGAAAAATTTCAAAGATCTCCTCCGAATACAGATTCgccaaaaagtaaaattaggCCTCTTTCCCTCCCACGTGCCACCGAACGTAACGGCAACACGAGTCAACTGATTGCCAACATGCTACTGGAGGCACTAGCCGACTCCTCGTCGTCAGCCAGCGCAGCTCCGCCCCCCACCCCCCGCCGCGCCTCCGTGCCCCACGCCGAGCCGCGCTCACGATCCAACTCGCTGCGCTTTAAACAGACTTTTGATATCATTCCTGAGGAGAGGAGCAGCCTTAGCCTGGACTCTGGCAACGAAGACCCCAACCACAACCGACGTGCGTCCGCTCCCGATATCGTGGATCAGTGTCGCGAGTCTACCGACGTCGAGTGCGATGACGCCCCCAGCCAAGTGACGCTGGCCGCTTGTGCTTCACCAAACAGGCTGAAACCCAACAGCGATACAGTTCGGAGGTGCAGAGAAATGAAAAGCGCCGGCACGTCTCCCATCACTGACAGCGACTACGATAAGCGAGCACTGCGGTCCAAGAACCAGACGACGATGACATCCCCGAGCAGCAAGTCGGCGGCCACCAGCCCCATGCGGCGCGAGGCGGCCCCGCAGGCGCGCGCCTGGCCCGCCAAGCCGCGCGCCGCCGACGCAGGTATCTCTCTGTCGGTCTCGTGCTCCCCGCCACTGCTGCCGCACCGCACCGCTTCCTCCGTGCCC AAATTAG GTCAAAAACAGAGGACTCGCAGGTCAATCAATACGGAGTACGAGCAAGCAAAGGAAGCGTTGCGAGTCGAGCGAGCCGAGCGGGCCGCGCGAGCAGAGCAGGCCGAGCGAGCCGAGCGGGCTGCGCGAGCAGAGCAGGCCGAGCGTGTCGAGCACGACGAGCGGGCGGAGCGCGGCGAGCAGGCGCAGCGCGCCTCACGAGAGAGTCGCGAACAGCGTGCCCCGCGGAAGGTATCGCGGCGCGCCGTGCCCGCTCGATCGCGCTCTGTGGAACGTAGCAATACGCAGGGAAGTGAAGAGCCTTCCGAACGGACCTCAGACGATGCCAAGCACAAATCCACTGAAAAGCGAGTTTTGAGGACATTCTCGTTAGACCGGAGTGATGAGGATGCTAAACAAGCTCCATTCGTGAAGCTTCCCGAGTTCCGAGGTGGCGGCGACCCCGGGGGTCCGTTCTCAAGTGACAGCAGCGAGTCGGGCGGCAGCTTGCTTTGTTCCCTGGCACCCAAGTGGTTGTCGCAGGGCCGGGCGCGGCGCGCAGCCCGCCGCCGCGACCAGGAGCGCGCCGGGCCCGCCTCGCCACCCCCCGCCGCCGCGCCAGTAGCTCACGCGCTCCCTTCTCAGTCTACCTTGGATCCCTCGACA TGGTGCGGACTGCGGGTGTGTATCAGCGTGGTGTGTGCAGGCGGCTGGTCCGTGACGGTGGCGGGGTCGTGCCGCGCCGCGCTGCCCGCCGACGTCGAGATGCGCCTGCGCTTCCCGCACGAGCGCGACGCCGACCTGCCCTGTCAGGTGCGGCTTACAACACAACCTTACACACCACCTCTCTCTTTTGTTACTA TGGCATGGCAGGAGTGCACGTGCCGGCACTGCGCGACGTGCGCGTGCTCGGCGCGGTGGCGCGCGGCCGAAGAGCGCGGGACCGCGCGCGGGGCCGAGCGCGCgctgccgcccgccgcgccgcgctcccAGCGCGACTCCAGCAAGCTCACGCTCACCATGAAGAAGGAGGCTCTTG aCTCTTCTATTCTTGCATCAAAGACGTCGAAGAAGTCGGGCGAACCCCTGCCGGACGTGGAGACGTATCGCGCGTCGCGCAGCAAGCTCAAGAGCTCCGTCAAG ACGCGTCGGGGGTACTCCCTGCACTGCTGGCTGCCAGAAACCGAAGTCGAACCTCTCAG GCCGAGTAACGGGCTGTCGGTGCTGGGCAGCGCCATCATCCCGGAGCTGAAGCCGCGCGTGCCCACCATGAGCGAGCGCGACCTGACGCGCGTCTACACGCCGCGCCACTACCTGCGCCACTACCTGCGCCTCTGA